In the Candidatus Delongbacteria bacterium genome, GGCCGATCATCGGCTGGGCCAGCGACGTCAGCGAGCTCAGCATGGCCCAGGCCCAGGACTATTACCACCGCTGGTACGGGCCGGGCAACGTCACGGGCATCGTGGTGGGTGACTTCAAGACCGACGAGGCCGTCCAACTGGCCCGCCGCTACTTCGGCCGGATGGAAGCCCGCCAGGATCCGCCCCCCGTGGTCACCCTGGAGCCCCGCCAGATCGGCGAGAGCCGCTACGTGGGCGCCGCGGACGTCAACCCCACCGTGAACTTCCGCTACCACTGCGGCGGCTTCAAGCACGTGGATTCCGGCGTGCTGGAGGTGATCGCCTCCCTGCTCAACGGGGACACCGGCCGCCTGCAGCGCAAGCTGGTCCAGGATGGCAAGACCGCCGTCCAGGCCTACGCCTACTACGAGCGCAAGAAGCTCGAGGGCGCCTTCCAGGTGGAGGCCGAAGCCGCCGGCGACATCTCCAACCAGGAGCTGGAAGCCGCGCTGGACGCCGAGGTGCTGCGCCTGGCCACGGAGGACGTGCCGGAGCGCGAGCTGCAGAAGGTCAAGAACGGCTGGCTGACCAACGCCTACCGCGAGCAGCAGAACCCCATCCGCGCCGCCTTCACGCTGATCGAAAACGCCGGGATGGGCGACTGGCGCGAGCAGGAGGCCTACGCCAAGCGGATTCAGGCCGTGACGGCCGCGGACATCAAGCGCGTGGCCGGCGGCCTGCTGAAACCCGAGAATCGGCTGGTGACCTGGTGGGTGCGCAAGGACGGTGCGGCTCCCAGCCCGGAGGCGGCCGCGCTGGCCACCCTGCCCGCGGAGTTGCAGGGCCCGGCTCGGATGGCCCTGGCCCAGATCAAGCAGGTGGGCGATCCGGCCCAGTTGGCGGCCATGCGCGCCCAACTGGCCTCCCAGACGCCCGAGGACGAGCAGGAAAAGGCCTTCGTGGGCTTCCTCCTGCAGTCCGTGGACGCGCGGCTGGAAGCCCTGAAGGCGGAAGGAGCCCCGAAATGATCACCCAAACCTTGTTGCTGGGCGCGCTGCTCGGAGCCCGTCTGGGCGTCGCGGCCCCCGCCGCCGACCTGCCCGCCCATCCGGACCAGATCCAGTTCCCGCCCTTGACCTATGAGCCGCCCCAGGCCGCCGCGCATCGCCACGTCCTGAAGAACGGCGTCACGGTCTTCGTGGTGGAGGATCACCGCGTGCCCCTGGTGGACGTCTCCATCACCATCAAGGCCGACGACCGCCAGGAGCCCACCGGGCTGGAGGGCCTGCACAGCGCGACCTACGACCTGCTGTCCGACGGCGGCAGCCAGGCCCACGACGCCGCCTGGATCGAGGAGGAGACGGCCTTCCTGGGGGCCTATCTGGAGAGCGGCACCGAGGATCCCTACGGCGGCAACCTGCGTCTGCAGACTCTCACCAAGGACCTCGAGCACGGCCTCGACCTGGCCTTCGAAGTGCTGCGCACGCCGCGCTTCCAGGCGGACCGCCTGCGCGAGTGGCAGGACAAGCGGCTGGCCTCCTTCAAGGAGCGCAACGACGATCCCGAGCGGCTGGAGCGGATGGAGTGGCGCCGCCTGATGTACGACG is a window encoding:
- a CDS encoding pitrilysin family protein; this translates as MPQIPRTGLRLLLTLLALGAAQAALPVKEVMLDNGMRFLFIEDHTSPSFMGAWVAHVGSSNEIPGQTGLTHLLEHMMFKGSKVIGTKDLQKDLDLIARQEELKERIRQRSRTLREEVRQGRVASLKEAQEADTLCRRLEAEFQQLVVEQRDNMIPNEFDQIMQKNGELFGNAFTSDDMTAYFNVLPANKLELWFWLESDRLTNPVFRELYAERDVVYEERRMRTESTPTGMHEEAVNSIFWQASPYHWPIIGWASDVSELSMAQAQDYYHRWYGPGNVTGIVVGDFKTDEAVQLARRYFGRMEARQDPPPVVTLEPRQIGESRYVGAADVNPTVNFRYHCGGFKHVDSGVLEVIASLLNGDTGRLQRKLVQDGKTAVQAYAYYERKKLEGAFQVEAEAAGDISNQELEAALDAEVLRLATEDVPERELQKVKNGWLTNAYREQQNPIRAAFTLIENAGMGDWREQEAYAKRIQAVTAADIKRVAGGLLKPENRLVTWWVRKDGAAPSPEAAALATLPAELQGPARMALAQIKQVGDPAQLAAMRAQLASQTPEDEQEKAFVGFLLQSVDARLEALKAEGAPK